The Sphingomonas sp. LY54 genome includes a region encoding these proteins:
- the gloA gene encoding lactoylglutathione lyase yields MRDAATEGFTLNQTMLRVRDPEASVAFYRDVLGMSLLQRLDFEEMRFSLYFLAYLKDGETVPEDPAERARYIFTRETTLELTHNWGTESDAAFAGYHNGNEEPRGFGHLGISVPDVEAACARFDRLGVPFVKRPEDGKMKGIAFIRDPDGYWIEILSPAGMAPLVAAA; encoded by the coding sequence ATGCGTGACGCTGCGACGGAGGGCTTCACGCTCAACCAGACGATGCTGCGCGTCCGCGATCCGGAGGCGTCTGTCGCTTTCTATCGCGACGTCCTCGGCATGAGCCTGCTCCAGCGGCTCGATTTCGAGGAGATGCGCTTCTCGCTCTACTTCCTGGCCTATCTGAAGGATGGCGAAACCGTCCCGGAAGACCCGGCCGAGCGGGCGCGCTACATCTTCACCCGCGAGACGACGCTCGAGCTCACCCACAATTGGGGCACCGAGAGCGATGCGGCCTTCGCGGGCTACCATAATGGCAACGAGGAGCCGCGCGGCTTCGGCCATCTCGGCATCAGCGTGCCCGATGTCGAGGCGGCCTGCGCGCGCTTCGATCGACTGGGCGTGCCGTTCGTGAAGCGGCCGGAGGATGGCAAGATGAAGGGCATCGCCTTCATCCGGGATCCTGACGGCTATTGGATCGAGATCCTGTCGCCCGCGGGAATGGCCCCGCTCGTCGCCGCCGCTTAG
- a CDS encoding L-threonylcarbamoyladenylate synthase, protein MSSPNAPLDTLIRPYGKAAIAEAAALIRDGQPVAIPTETVYGLAADATNGKAVARIYAAKGRPSFNPLIVHVPSLAEAETIALFDETARRLAERHWPGPLTLVVPLRPDSGIATLVTAGLPTIALRVPAHPAMRDLLAAVGGPLAAPSANASGGISPTRAEHVMSSLAGRISLIINGGATGHGLESTILAVTDGRVRLLRPGPITEVSAIGGETGGIEAPGQMASHYAPSKPLRLEAETAAPGEWLIGFGAIAGDSNLSESGDLTEAAAKLFALLHEADAQPNAAIAVAPVPENGLGVAINDRLRRAAAPR, encoded by the coding sequence ATGAGCTCGCCAAACGCGCCTTTGGATACCCTAATCCGGCCCTACGGCAAGGCCGCGATCGCCGAAGCCGCGGCGCTCATCCGCGACGGTCAGCCGGTCGCGATCCCGACTGAGACGGTCTATGGCCTCGCCGCCGACGCCACCAATGGCAAGGCCGTCGCGCGCATCTACGCGGCCAAGGGGCGGCCGAGCTTCAATCCGCTGATCGTCCATGTGCCGTCGCTCGCCGAGGCCGAGACGATCGCCCTCTTCGACGAGACGGCGCGCAGGCTGGCCGAGCGCCATTGGCCGGGTCCGCTGACGCTGGTCGTGCCGCTGCGCCCGGACAGCGGCATTGCGACGCTGGTCACGGCGGGGCTGCCGACGATCGCGCTGCGCGTGCCGGCCCACCCGGCGATGCGCGACCTGCTCGCCGCCGTCGGCGGTCCCCTCGCCGCCCCGTCCGCCAATGCCAGCGGCGGGATTAGTCCCACGCGCGCCGAGCACGTCATGTCCAGCCTGGCGGGGCGCATCTCCCTCATCATCAATGGGGGCGCGACCGGTCACGGCCTGGAAAGCACGATCCTGGCGGTCACCGATGGCCGGGTGCGGCTGCTGCGCCCGGGACCGATCACGGAAGTTTCCGCGATTGGTGGTGAGACTGGCGGGATCGAGGCGCCGGGCCAGATGGCCAGCCATTACGCGCCGTCCAAGCCGCTCCGCCTCGAGGCCGAAACGGCCGCGCCTGGCGAATGGCTGATCGGCTTCGGCGCCATCGCCGGCGACAGCAATCTGAGCGAGTCCGGCGATCTCACCGAGGCGGCGGCGAAGCTGTTCGCATTGCTCCACGAGGCCGATGCCCAACCAAACGCCGCGATCGCGGTCGCCCCTGTTCCCGAAAACGGCCTCGGCGTGGCGATCAACGACCGTCTCCGCCGCGCCGCCGCGCCCCGCTAA
- a CDS encoding acyl-CoA dehydrogenase, translating to MTYTPPVAEQRFLLRHVVGIDELAGHNAFADATPDLVDAILEGIGAFAAGEFAPLNRIGDQVGAQWSPEGVTMPDGFKEAYRAYVEAGWGSLAAPIEHGGQGLPLTLAAVVLEDLGSANMGFSLVAMLSAGAVEALPAHGSPELVAKWLPKIVSGEWPATMNLTEPQAGSDVGALKTRAEPQPDGTYRIKGQKIFITYGEHNLAENIVHLVLARTPDAPAGTKGISLFLVPKFLVGADGAIGPRNDLRCVSIEHKLGIHASPTCVMAYGDHDQCVGYLVGAENGGMRGMFTMMNNARLNVGLQGVSIAEAATQQAVAYARERVQSARAGAGRDPVRIVEHPDVRRMLMRMKALTQASRALAYYAAGQTDRRHLGDAAAGARADLLTPLVKAYGTDVGVEVASLGIQVHGGMGFIEETGAAQHLRDIRIAPIYEGTNGIQAADLVGRKIGLEGGAVLARLFADIRAEAAGEAPLMALVDACEQVGAHLAAANADDRMAASYPFLTMLSVAVAGWLMARQHDAALDGEGDPSFLAMKRAAARFYLDQMVPEAEGLKAAAMAPADLLYSISEDAFAA from the coding sequence TTGACCTACACCCCGCCCGTCGCCGAGCAGCGCTTTCTCCTCCGCCACGTCGTCGGCATCGACGAACTGGCCGGCCACAACGCGTTCGCCGACGCCACGCCCGACCTCGTCGACGCGATCCTGGAGGGGATCGGCGCCTTCGCCGCGGGCGAATTCGCGCCGCTCAACCGGATCGGCGATCAGGTCGGCGCGCAATGGTCGCCCGAAGGCGTGACGATGCCGGACGGGTTCAAAGAGGCCTACCGCGCTTATGTCGAAGCCGGCTGGGGCTCGCTGGCGGCCCCCATCGAACATGGCGGGCAGGGGCTTCCGCTGACCCTCGCCGCCGTCGTGCTCGAGGATCTGGGCAGCGCCAACATGGGCTTCTCGCTGGTGGCGATGCTCTCGGCCGGCGCGGTCGAAGCGCTGCCCGCCCACGGGTCGCCGGAACTGGTCGCAAAATGGCTGCCGAAAATCGTTTCCGGCGAATGGCCGGCGACGATGAACCTCACCGAGCCGCAGGCCGGCTCCGATGTCGGCGCGCTCAAGACCCGGGCCGAGCCGCAGCCCGACGGCACCTACAGGATCAAGGGCCAGAAGATCTTCATCACTTATGGCGAGCATAACCTCGCCGAGAATATCGTCCATCTCGTCCTGGCCCGCACGCCCGACGCGCCCGCGGGCACGAAGGGCATCTCGCTCTTCCTCGTGCCGAAATTCCTGGTCGGCGCGGACGGCGCGATCGGCCCGCGCAACGACCTGCGCTGCGTTTCGATCGAGCACAAGCTCGGCATCCACGCCTCGCCGACCTGCGTCATGGCCTATGGCGACCACGACCAATGCGTCGGCTATCTGGTCGGCGCCGAGAATGGCGGCATGCGCGGCATGTTCACGATGATGAACAATGCCCGCCTCAACGTCGGCCTGCAGGGCGTCTCGATCGCCGAGGCGGCGACCCAGCAGGCGGTCGCATACGCCCGTGAGCGCGTCCAGTCGGCGCGCGCCGGGGCGGGGCGCGATCCGGTGCGGATCGTCGAGCATCCCGACGTGCGGCGCATGCTGATGCGCATGAAGGCGCTCACCCAGGCCTCCCGCGCGCTTGCTTATTATGCCGCCGGGCAGACCGACCGGCGCCATCTCGGCGACGCCGCTGCCGGCGCGCGCGCCGATTTGCTGACGCCTCTGGTCAAGGCCTATGGCACCGATGTCGGGGTCGAAGTGGCGAGCCTCGGCATCCAGGTCCATGGCGGCATGGGCTTCATCGAAGAGACCGGCGCGGCGCAGCATCTGCGCGATATCCGCATCGCCCCGATCTACGAGGGCACCAACGGCATCCAGGCCGCGGACCTGGTCGGGCGCAAGATCGGGCTCGAGGGCGGCGCCGTGCTCGCCCGCTTGTTCGCTGACATCCGCGCCGAGGCTGCCGGGGAAGCGCCGCTGATGGCATTGGTCGATGCCTGTGAGCAGGTGGGAGCGCATCTGGCCGCGGCAAACGCCGACGACCGCATGGCCGCTTCCTACCCGTTCCTGACGATGCTGTCGGTTGCGGTCGCCGGCTGGCTGATGGCGCGCCAGCACGATGCGGCGCTGGACGGGGAGGGCGATCCCTCGTTCCTGGCGATGAAGCGCGCAGCCGCGCGTTTCTACCTCGACCAGATGGTGCCGGAGGCGGAGGGCCTCAAAGCGGCGGCCATGGCTCCGGCCGACCTGCTTTACTCGATATCGGAAGACGCCTTCGCGGCCTGA
- a CDS encoding GntR family transcriptional regulator — MSNDDRPVYLRLRDTIAATILDGSVGDGDALPSVRSLAAEHGANPLTVAKAYQTFQDEGLIVVKRGVGMFVAEGATAKLRASARKEFLEHRWPSIAAHIRRLDLDVEDLVERALA; from the coding sequence ATGAGCAACGACGACCGGCCGGTATATCTCCGCCTCCGCGATACGATCGCGGCCACCATTCTTGACGGCTCTGTCGGCGACGGCGACGCGCTCCCGTCGGTCCGCAGCCTCGCCGCCGAGCATGGCGCCAATCCGCTCACCGTCGCCAAGGCCTATCAGACCTTCCAGGACGAGGGGCTGATCGTGGTGAAGCGCGGCGTCGGCATGTTCGTCGCCGAGGGCGCGACCGCCAAGCTCCGCGCCAGCGCCCGCAAGGAATTCCTCGAGCATCGCTGGCCGAGCATCGCCGCCCATATCCGCCGCCTCGACCTCGACGTCGAGGATCTGGTCGAGCGCGCCCTCGCCTGA
- a CDS encoding nitroreductase — MFNDRSSTLSLLRTRRSARPRDLVAPGPDDAQLRQIFEAAMRVPDHGKLAPWRFVHVSKAQRGAFRDLLERAYREEHPTPGRLELEAIDKFAHQAPTLVVALFVPVVPSKIPLWEQELSAGAALMNLLLATHALGFAGGWVTGWAANSATVARAFGPEGARIAGFVFIGTPGAELEERPRPDYDKIASDWVPHD, encoded by the coding sequence ATGTTCAACGACCGATCCTCCACCCTGTCGCTGCTGCGCACGCGCCGCTCGGCGCGACCGCGCGACCTCGTCGCGCCGGGCCCCGACGACGCCCAGCTCCGGCAGATTTTCGAAGCGGCGATGCGCGTGCCCGATCACGGCAAGCTCGCGCCGTGGCGCTTCGTCCACGTGTCCAAGGCCCAGCGCGGCGCCTTTCGCGACCTGCTGGAGCGCGCCTATCGGGAGGAGCATCCGACCCCCGGCCGGCTCGAACTCGAGGCGATCGACAAGTTCGCACACCAGGCGCCGACCCTCGTCGTCGCTCTTTTCGTCCCGGTCGTGCCGAGCAAGATCCCGCTCTGGGAGCAAGAACTGTCTGCCGGCGCAGCGTTGATGAACCTGCTGCTCGCCACGCACGCCTTGGGCTTTGCCGGCGGCTGGGTGACCGGCTGGGCCGCCAATTCCGCGACCGTCGCCCGCGCCTTCGGCCCCGAGGGTGCGCGGATCGCCGGCTTCGTCTTCATCGGTACGCCGGGTGCGGAGCTGGAGGAACGGCCGCGGCCGGACTATGACAAGATCGCCTCGGACTGGGTTCCGCACGACTGA
- a CDS encoding peptide MFS transporter, translating into MATVTYPDRHAPSDDRSFFGHPKGLAVLFFAEMWERFSFYGMRALLVLYLTQHFLFSDTEAQGLYAAYASLVYLAPVLGGLIADKYLGSRKAVTIGAVLLVLGHFGMAFEGAGSKQYVDVGASSYEVVTDGRGDDRNLFIKSVDGQAQSKMTFSSEGMLVENGAAVGLPATVPTGGFTTRSVQEPIYVQILFLSLSLIIVGVGFLKANISTIVGALYAPDDPRRDRGFTIFYMGINLGSVLATLGCGYLGIKYGWKYGFGLAGFGMLAGLLTFLWGQKFLMGKAEPLRPEVLKKKSAVGLNIEWTIYVAGFLMLLPAWWLVQRHEIVTLMLTIGAPLIFAAMLIWSWVALKGAERSRMIVALVLIIFSVLFWTLFEQAGSSMTLYADRNSDLTIAGDLRMTAAQTNFFNPGLIVLLAPIFAAMWGWLGKRGLEPSTPLKFGLGLVQAGLGFLVLVIGIEYFAGPDFRVPLIWLFLAYLLHTTGEICLSPVGLSMITKLSVPRIVGLMMGVWFLSSALAHTLAGLVAQATSGATIGGVVIDPAAQLATYAGVFGTIGWTAVAIGVVLMVLSPWLKRGMHLETLGKDAQEGVGYGHDVMAGEAQLVEREAAGTRTGNEMKAGRDPLGRANDPEGTKGE; encoded by the coding sequence ATGGCCACCGTGACCTATCCCGACCGGCACGCTCCCTCAGACGATCGAAGCTTTTTCGGCCACCCCAAGGGTCTGGCCGTGCTCTTCTTCGCCGAAATGTGGGAGCGCTTTTCCTTCTATGGCATGCGAGCCCTGCTCGTCCTGTATCTGACGCAGCATTTCCTGTTCAGCGACACCGAGGCGCAGGGCCTCTACGCAGCCTATGCCTCGCTCGTCTATCTGGCGCCGGTGCTCGGCGGTCTGATCGCCGACAAATATCTCGGTTCGCGCAAGGCCGTTACCATCGGCGCCGTTTTGCTGGTGCTGGGCCATTTCGGCATGGCGTTCGAAGGGGCGGGATCGAAGCAATATGTCGACGTCGGCGCCTCCAGCTATGAGGTGGTGACCGATGGCCGCGGCGACGACCGCAACCTCTTCATCAAGTCCGTCGACGGCCAGGCGCAGTCGAAGATGACTTTCTCGTCCGAAGGCATGCTCGTCGAGAATGGTGCTGCCGTCGGCCTGCCGGCGACCGTGCCGACCGGCGGGTTCACGACCCGGTCGGTGCAGGAGCCGATCTACGTCCAGATCCTGTTCCTGTCGCTGTCGCTGATCATCGTCGGCGTCGGCTTCCTCAAGGCCAACATCTCGACCATCGTCGGCGCGCTTTATGCCCCCGATGACCCCCGTCGCGACCGCGGCTTCACGATCTTCTACATGGGCATCAACCTCGGCTCGGTCCTCGCGACTTTGGGCTGCGGCTATCTCGGCATCAAATATGGCTGGAAATACGGCTTCGGCCTGGCCGGCTTCGGCATGCTCGCCGGCCTGCTCACCTTCCTGTGGGGCCAGAAGTTCCTGATGGGCAAAGCGGAGCCGCTGCGTCCCGAGGTTCTCAAGAAGAAGAGCGCGGTCGGCCTCAACATCGAATGGACGATCTACGTCGCCGGCTTCCTGATGCTGCTCCCGGCCTGGTGGCTGGTGCAGCGCCACGAAATCGTGACGCTGATGCTCACCATCGGTGCGCCCTTGATCTTCGCGGCGATGCTGATCTGGTCGTGGGTGGCGCTGAAGGGCGCCGAGCGCTCGCGCATGATCGTCGCGCTCGTGCTGATCATCTTCTCGGTGCTGTTCTGGACCCTGTTCGAACAGGCCGGCAGCTCGATGACGCTCTACGCCGATCGTAACAGCGATCTCACCATCGCCGGCGACCTCCGGATGACGGCGGCCCAGACCAACTTCTTCAACCCGGGCCTGATCGTCCTGCTCGCGCCCATCTTCGCCGCGATGTGGGGCTGGCTCGGCAAGCGTGGCCTCGAACCCTCGACGCCGCTGAAGTTCGGCCTCGGCCTGGTCCAGGCCGGTCTCGGCTTCCTCGTGCTCGTGATCGGCATCGAATATTTCGCCGGTCCCGATTTCCGCGTGCCGCTGATCTGGCTGTTCCTGGCCTATCTGCTCCACACGACCGGCGAGATTTGCCTGTCGCCCGTGGGACTCAGCATGATCACCAAGCTGTCGGTGCCGCGCATCGTCGGCCTGATGATGGGCGTGTGGTTCCTCTCCTCGGCACTGGCGCACACTTTGGCCGGCCTCGTCGCGCAGGCGACGTCGGGCGCGACCATCGGCGGCGTCGTCATCGATCCGGCGGCGCAGCTCGCCACCTATGCGGGCGTGTTCGGCACGATCGGCTGGACTGCGGTCGCGATCGGCGTCGTCCTGATGGTGTTGTCGCCGTGGCTGAAGCGGGGCATGCACCTGGAGACGCTCGGCAAGGACGCGCAGGAAGGCGTTGGCTATGGCCATGACGTCATGGCCGGCGAGGCGCAGCTCGTGGAGCGTGAAGCCGCCGGTACCCGCACCGGCAACGAGATGAAGGCAGGGCGCGACCCGCTCGGCCGCGCCAATGACCCCGAAGGCACGAAGGGCGAATAA
- a CDS encoding amidohydrolase — MNKTWLAGVAGLALLSACTSANDRPETASSTPRASAEPASPVYESTYRAFPGVLTAITGATVLDGEGKRIDNGTVILADGKVQAIGGADTPIPAGATRYDAAGKWVTPGIIDAHSHLGDYASPGVDAHSDGNEVTGPVRPEVWAEHSVWPQDPGFTRALTNGGVTALQILPGSANLFGGRSVTLKNVPARTVQGMKFPGAPHGLKMACGENPKRVYGSRNQMPQTRMGNMAVNRQTWLKAQDYKRKVAKDPNTARDLAMETLVDVLDGKILVHNHCYRADEMAFVLDMAKEFGYKVTAFHHAVEAYKIADKLRDAGACSAMWADWWGFKMEAYDAINENIPLVHNAGACAIVHSDDANGIQRLNQEAAKAMGDGKRIGIDIAPEIAWTWLSYNPAKALGIADQTGSLKPGKMADVVLWNGDPFSVYTRPERVWIDGALMYDANDPKRRPVTDFELGQPGEGDVK, encoded by the coding sequence TTGAACAAGACTTGGCTCGCCGGCGTCGCCGGCCTCGCTCTGCTTTCCGCTTGTACCAGTGCCAACGACCGACCCGAGACCGCTTCGTCGACGCCCCGCGCGTCGGCGGAGCCGGCCTCGCCGGTCTATGAATCGACCTATCGCGCCTTTCCGGGCGTGCTGACGGCGATCACCGGCGCGACCGTCCTCGACGGCGAGGGCAAACGGATCGACAATGGCACCGTCATCCTCGCCGACGGCAAGGTGCAGGCGATCGGCGGCGCCGACACGCCGATCCCGGCCGGCGCGACCCGCTACGACGCGGCCGGCAAGTGGGTGACGCCGGGCATCATCGATGCCCACAGCCACCTCGGCGATTACGCCAGCCCGGGCGTCGACGCGCACAGCGACGGCAACGAGGTGACCGGCCCAGTCCGTCCCGAGGTCTGGGCCGAGCATTCCGTCTGGCCGCAGGATCCGGGTTTCACCCGCGCGCTCACCAATGGCGGCGTCACCGCGCTGCAGATCCTGCCCGGCTCGGCCAATCTGTTCGGCGGCCGCTCGGTAACACTCAAGAACGTGCCGGCGCGCACCGTCCAGGGCATGAAATTCCCAGGCGCTCCGCACGGGCTCAAGATGGCCTGCGGCGAGAATCCCAAGCGCGTCTACGGCAGCCGTAACCAGATGCCGCAGACCCGCATGGGCAATATGGCGGTCAACCGCCAGACCTGGCTCAAGGCGCAGGACTATAAGCGCAAGGTCGCCAAGGACCCGAACACGGCACGCGACCTCGCCATGGAGACTTTGGTCGACGTGCTCGACGGCAAGATCCTGGTCCATAACCATTGCTACCGTGCCGACGAAATGGCCTTCGTCCTCGATATGGCCAAGGAGTTCGGCTACAAGGTTACCGCCTTCCACCACGCGGTGGAGGCCTACAAGATCGCCGACAAACTGCGCGACGCGGGCGCCTGCTCGGCGATGTGGGCCGACTGGTGGGGCTTCAAGATGGAAGCCTATGACGCGATCAACGAGAATATCCCGCTCGTTCACAATGCCGGCGCGTGCGCCATCGTCCATTCGGACGATGCGAACGGCATCCAGCGTCTCAATCAGGAAGCCGCCAAGGCGATGGGCGACGGCAAGCGCATCGGCATCGACATCGCGCCCGAAATCGCCTGGACGTGGCTCAGCTACAATCCGGCCAAGGCGCTCGGCATCGCCGACCAGACCGGTAGCTTGAAGCCCGGCAAGATGGCCGACGTCGTCTTGTGGAACGGCGATCCGTTCAGCGTCTACACCCGCCCCGAGCGCGTGTGGATCGACGGCGCCCTGATGTACGACGCCAACGATCCGAAGAGGCGCCCCGTGACCGACTTCGAGCTCGGCCAGCCCGGCGAAGGAGACGTGAAGTGA
- a CDS encoding amidohydrolase family protein, whose translation MKRLLTLLAAATALTAAPAAAQTVAIVNGKVAIGDGSAPVDNGTVLIRNGRIVSAGAGVTVPADAQRIDAQGRWVTPGLVAGWTNLGLTEVEGVGDANDSVANQSPFSAAIDVAPAVNAAVSALAITRSRGVTRAIVAPDAGNDIFAGQGALVDMGNDVDAVFKPRAFQFVELGEAGARKAGGSRAATFVFFRNAMLEARDYARNPSAYGGRDSDALLMRLDAAALVPVVEGRMPLAVHVERASDILQVLDLRKEFPSLKLILVGASEGWLVADKIAAAGVPVLTPALTDLPYAFEALGATQSNYGRLKAAGVKVAIGELGGQPRNTKQSAGNLVALQKVPGAAGISWGEALAAVTSAPAEVMGLGNDFGSLRAGRRADVVIWDGDPLELDSAPVTMLIDGVQQPLENRQTKLRDRYLTPGEKDLPKAFER comes from the coding sequence GTGAAGCGCCTCCTGACCCTGCTCGCGGCCGCGACCGCGCTCACCGCCGCTCCTGCCGCCGCTCAGACCGTCGCCATCGTCAACGGCAAGGTCGCCATCGGCGACGGCTCCGCGCCGGTCGACAACGGCACCGTCCTCATCCGCAACGGCCGCATCGTGTCCGCAGGCGCGGGCGTCACCGTCCCCGCCGACGCGCAGCGCATCGATGCGCAGGGCCGCTGGGTCACGCCGGGCCTCGTCGCCGGCTGGACCAACCTCGGCCTCACCGAGGTCGAGGGCGTTGGCGACGCCAACGACAGCGTTGCGAACCAGTCGCCTTTCTCGGCGGCGATCGATGTCGCGCCTGCGGTCAATGCGGCCGTCTCGGCACTGGCGATCACGCGCAGCCGCGGCGTCACGCGCGCGATCGTCGCCCCAGACGCCGGCAACGACATCTTTGCCGGCCAGGGCGCCCTGGTCGACATGGGCAACGACGTCGATGCGGTCTTCAAGCCACGCGCGTTCCAGTTCGTCGAATTGGGCGAGGCGGGTGCGCGCAAGGCCGGCGGAAGCCGCGCCGCGACCTTCGTCTTCTTCCGCAATGCGATGCTCGAGGCGCGCGATTATGCGCGCAACCCTTCCGCTTATGGCGGGCGGGACAGCGATGCTTTGCTGATGCGGCTCGACGCGGCGGCCCTGGTGCCGGTCGTCGAGGGGCGGATGCCGCTCGCGGTCCATGTCGAGCGCGCCAGCGACATCCTGCAGGTGCTGGACCTCCGCAAGGAATTCCCGAGCCTGAAGCTGATCCTGGTCGGCGCCAGCGAGGGCTGGCTGGTGGCGGACAAGATCGCCGCGGCCGGCGTGCCGGTGCTGACGCCGGCGCTGACCGATCTGCCTTATGCCTTCGAGGCGCTGGGCGCGACGCAGTCCAATTACGGTCGCCTCAAGGCCGCCGGCGTCAAGGTCGCGATCGGCGAGCTCGGCGGCCAGCCTCGCAACACCAAGCAGTCGGCGGGCAATCTCGTCGCATTGCAGAAGGTGCCCGGCGCGGCCGGAATCAGCTGGGGCGAGGCGCTTGCCGCGGTAACATCGGCGCCGGCCGAGGTGATGGGTCTGGGCAACGACTTCGGTTCGCTTCGCGCCGGCCGCCGCGCCGACGTCGTGATCTGGGACGGCGACCCGCTCGAGCTCGATTCGGCGCCGGTGACGATGCTGATCGACGGCGTCCAGCAGCCGCTGGAAAACCGCCAGACCAAGCTGCGCGACCGCTATCTGACCCCGGGCGAGAAGGACCTGCCCAAGGCGTTCGAGCGCTAG
- a CDS encoding peptidylprolyl isomerase, giving the protein MIRLVCVALAALAVLFVSAPGYAAERAASARVRLETTAGPIVIEVDLKRAPITARNFLRYAEEKRFDGTTFYRAARNKKDGRFGLVQGGINHKVVRARVPIAHEPTDRTGLRHLDGTVSMARNAPGTAMGDFFVTVGTARYLDARPGYAGYAAFGRVVQGMDVIRKILAAPTYPGGRSHNTMGQHIVKPVRIVSARRVRG; this is encoded by the coding sequence ATGATTCGTCTCGTGTGCGTCGCTTTGGCGGCCTTGGCCGTCCTGTTCGTGTCCGCTCCCGGCTATGCCGCCGAGCGCGCCGCTTCGGCCCGGGTCCGGCTGGAAACCACGGCGGGGCCGATCGTGATCGAGGTCGACCTGAAGCGCGCGCCGATCACCGCCCGCAATTTCCTGCGCTACGCCGAGGAGAAGAGGTTCGACGGCACCACCTTCTACCGCGCCGCGCGCAACAAGAAGGATGGGCGTTTCGGCCTCGTCCAGGGCGGCATCAACCACAAGGTCGTGCGGGCGCGGGTGCCGATCGCGCACGAGCCGACCGACCGCACCGGCCTTCGCCACCTCGACGGCACCGTCTCGATGGCGCGCAACGCGCCCGGGACCGCGATGGGCGACTTCTTCGTGACCGTCGGGACGGCCCGCTATCTCGACGCTCGCCCCGGCTACGCCGGCTATGCCGCGTTCGGACGCGTGGTCCAGGGGATGGACGTGATCCGCAAGATCCTGGCCGCGCCGACCTATCCGGGCGGTCGATCCCACAATACGATGGGCCAGCATATCGTGAAGCCGGTCCGCATCGTCAGCGCGCGGCGCGTTCGGGGCTGA